Proteins from one Mesorhizobium sp. M9A.F.Ca.ET.002.03.1.2 genomic window:
- a CDS encoding glutamine synthetase family protein — protein MPPAKKEVRPSSRGGRARTPAFVKNQRGVKNWKEVSAWLEWRGIEDIECITPDQAGVARGKMMPSKKFTSNTSLALPSAVFMTTISGGYPEDGNGFHYPEDDGDLKLMPDLSTLTVVPWEEDPTAAVICDLVHQDGRSVEFTPRNVLKRVLAAYDKRGLKPVVAPEIEFYLVRKNPDPDYPLTPPVGRSGRPIGGGAGYSIAGVNEFDELIDDIYHFSESQGLEIDTLIHEEGAGQLEINLRHGDPIELADQVFMFKRTIREAALKHDIYATFMAKPIQGQPGSAMHIHQSIIDKKTGRNVFSAEDGSETEAFFHFVGGMQKHVPNALVMFAPYVNSYRRLTQSASAPVNNKWGYDNRTTAFRVPRSDPAARRVENRIPSSDANPYLALAASLACGLIGMTNKIKAEPPVLTTANEDEIDLPRSLLEAVDLFEADEELCALLGKSFAATYAAIKRAEFETFMEVISPWEREYLLLNV, from the coding sequence ATGCCGCCTGCAAAAAAGGAAGTCCGTCCGTCGAGCCGCGGAGGACGCGCCCGCACGCCTGCCTTCGTGAAAAATCAACGCGGCGTGAAGAACTGGAAGGAAGTCAGCGCCTGGCTGGAATGGCGCGGCATCGAAGATATCGAATGCATTACGCCCGACCAGGCGGGTGTTGCGCGCGGCAAGATGATGCCGTCGAAGAAATTCACCTCCAACACCTCGCTGGCGCTGCCTTCGGCGGTGTTCATGACGACGATCTCCGGCGGCTACCCTGAGGACGGCAACGGCTTCCACTATCCGGAAGACGACGGCGACCTCAAGCTGATGCCGGACCTTTCGACACTGACCGTGGTGCCGTGGGAAGAGGATCCGACGGCGGCGGTTATCTGCGACCTGGTCCACCAGGACGGCCGCTCGGTCGAGTTCACGCCGCGCAACGTGCTGAAGCGCGTGCTTGCCGCCTACGACAAGCGCGGACTGAAGCCGGTGGTGGCGCCCGAGATCGAGTTCTACCTGGTGCGCAAGAATCCCGATCCGGATTACCCGTTGACCCCGCCGGTCGGGCGCTCCGGCCGACCGATCGGCGGCGGCGCCGGCTATTCGATCGCCGGCGTCAACGAGTTCGACGAACTGATCGACGACATCTACCATTTCTCCGAAAGCCAGGGCCTGGAAATCGACACGCTGATCCATGAGGAAGGCGCCGGCCAGCTCGAGATCAATCTGCGCCACGGCGATCCGATCGAGCTCGCCGACCAGGTGTTCATGTTCAAGCGCACCATCCGCGAGGCGGCGCTGAAGCATGATATCTATGCCACCTTCATGGCCAAGCCGATCCAGGGGCAGCCCGGTTCGGCCATGCATATCCACCAGTCGATCATCGACAAGAAGACCGGCAGAAACGTCTTTTCTGCCGAGGACGGCTCGGAAACCGAAGCCTTCTTCCATTTCGTCGGCGGCATGCAGAAGCACGTGCCGAACGCGCTGGTGATGTTTGCGCCCTATGTCAACTCCTACCGCCGGCTGACGCAGTCGGCTTCGGCGCCGGTCAACAACAAGTGGGGCTACGACAACCGCACCACCGCGTTCCGCGTTCCGCGCTCCGACCCGGCAGCCAGGCGCGTCGAAAACCGCATCCCCTCCTCCGACGCCAATCCCTATCTGGCGCTGGCCGCATCGCTTGCCTGCGGGCTGATCGGCATGACCAACAAGATCAAGGCCGAACCGCCGGTTCTCACCACCGCCAACGAGGACGAGATCGACCTGCCGCGCAGCCTGCTCGAAGCCGTCGACCTGTTCGAAGCCGACGAAGAACTCTGTGCGCTGCTCGGCAAGTCGTTCGCCGCGACTTATGCGGCGATCAAGCGGGCGGAATTCGAGACCTTCATGGAAGTGATCAGCCCGTGGGAGCGGGAATATCTGCTGCTGAATGTTTAG
- a CDS encoding four helix bundle protein translates to MDLAVSVYEMTRAWPKDELYGLTNQVRRAATSIPANIAEGYGRESRASYQQFLRIAQGSLKELETHLLIAQRVGIVSTEAVGPLMALSESVGKLVRLLIRKLSNE, encoded by the coding sequence ATGGACCTGGCCGTTTCAGTTTACGAGATGACAAGAGCTTGGCCGAAAGATGAACTCTATGGGCTGACGAATCAGGTGCGTCGAGCAGCAACCTCGATACCCGCCAACATCGCCGAGGGTTACGGTCGAGAGAGTCGAGCTTCTTACCAGCAATTTCTCAGAATCGCTCAAGGGTCACTCAAAGAGTTAGAGACGCATCTTCTGATCGCACAGCGTGTTGGAATCGTTTCAACTGAAGCGGTCGGGCCTTTGATGGCTCTCAGCGAGAGCGTCGGAAAACTCGTACGACTTCTGATCCGTAAGCTGTCGAACGAATAG
- a CDS encoding FAD-binding oxidoreductase: MPYQSPISPGRSWYEDTAGPRPEYPALDGDRTCDVVIVGGGFTGLSAAAHLAKAGSNVVLIETHRFGDGASGRNGGQLGTGQRSWAEELEAEYGFSRAKALFDLAEEAKAHFLEFAAANKIEIDYMPGQMSLAHKQRYVDDYKAHAEIMANRFGYPHITFMDAKETAERLGSTRYFGGTRDIGTGHIHPLKLVIGTANVAAQAGAQLFEQTPATGIASLGGKVKVTTPKGTISAEKCLIGVNAHGGTLEPVSAAHIMPIGSFIGATVPLGADTKVLPGGESVDDSRFVVRYFRKSADGRLLFGGREIYAVNDPKDIHIHIRRQIAELYPDLRDVEISHGWGGYVGITMPRKPFVREVMPNVISVGGYSGHGVMLSNFFGKLYAETVAGNRDRLRLIEDLKIPAFPGGRRFRAPLLFLALNWYALRDRI, encoded by the coding sequence ATGCCCTACCAATCCCCAATCTCCCCCGGCCGCTCCTGGTACGAGGACACCGCCGGCCCACGGCCCGAATACCCGGCGCTCGACGGCGACCGGACGTGCGATGTCGTCATTGTCGGCGGCGGCTTCACCGGCCTGTCGGCGGCGGCGCACCTTGCCAAGGCCGGCAGCAATGTCGTGCTGATCGAAACGCATCGTTTCGGTGACGGCGCATCGGGCCGCAATGGCGGCCAGCTCGGCACCGGCCAGCGCTCCTGGGCCGAGGAACTGGAGGCGGAATACGGTTTTTCCCGTGCCAAGGCGCTGTTCGACCTCGCCGAAGAGGCCAAGGCGCATTTCCTCGAATTCGCCGCCGCCAACAAGATCGAGATCGACTACATGCCTGGCCAGATGTCGTTGGCGCACAAGCAACGCTATGTCGACGACTACAAGGCGCATGCCGAGATCATGGCGAACCGCTTCGGCTATCCGCACATCACCTTCATGGACGCGAAGGAGACGGCGGAGCGGCTGGGCTCGACGCGCTACTTCGGCGGCACGCGCGATATCGGAACCGGGCACATCCATCCGCTGAAGCTGGTGATCGGCACGGCAAACGTGGCGGCGCAGGCGGGCGCGCAGCTGTTCGAGCAGACGCCGGCGACCGGCATCGCGTCCCTTGGCGGCAAGGTGAAGGTTACGACGCCGAAAGGCACGATATCCGCCGAGAAATGTCTGATCGGCGTCAACGCCCATGGCGGCACGCTCGAGCCGGTGAGTGCCGCGCACATCATGCCGATCGGCTCCTTCATCGGCGCGACGGTGCCGCTGGGGGCCGACACAAAAGTGCTGCCGGGCGGTGAGTCGGTCGATGATTCCCGCTTCGTCGTGCGCTACTTCCGCAAATCGGCGGATGGGCGGCTGCTGTTCGGCGGGCGCGAGATCTATGCCGTCAACGACCCTAAGGACATCCATATCCACATCCGCCGGCAGATCGCCGAGCTTTACCCTGACCTCAGGGATGTCGAGATCTCCCATGGCTGGGGCGGCTATGTCGGCATCACGATGCCGAGAAAACCCTTCGTGCGCGAGGTGATGCCCAATGTGATCTCGGTCGGCGGCTATTCCGGCCACGGTGTCATGCTGTCGAACTTTTTCGGCAAGCTCTATGCCGAAACCGTTGCCGGCAACCGGGATCGGCTGAGGCTGATCGAGGATCTGAAAATCCCGGCCTTTCCCGGTGGCCGACGCTTCCGAGCGCCTCTGCTCTTTCTCGCGCTCAACTGGTATGCCTTGAGGGACCGGATATAA
- a CDS encoding SH3 domain-containing protein: MREPFSFGAPERRRLAMQFGYDMRPRFWQKVRSNLHLVIAALGTAALLGVAAVALWLALPANERQAVASPEQAVPSVPVKTTEIVPATASTVAAVQQATDKTDVVSTAAIAAEAEIPALAPNDPRWTGSGPKTKSGRMAGRAEQAADKPSIAPAFADPAAKNKAAALFAKVAAPDKTATDDAQTAAIPSPKPQLPAATQDDGSQAKVEAKKVSAADTGRILRAVTMRSGPKTSAAAIVTVPAKTSVEVMSCKKWCEIVYNGKRGWIYKRFIKTGA, encoded by the coding sequence GTGAGAGAGCCCTTCAGTTTCGGCGCGCCGGAACGACGGCGCCTTGCGATGCAGTTTGGCTACGACATGCGGCCAAGGTTCTGGCAGAAAGTCCGGTCGAACTTGCATCTGGTCATCGCCGCGCTTGGCACGGCAGCGCTGCTTGGCGTGGCCGCGGTGGCGCTATGGCTGGCATTGCCGGCCAACGAGAGACAGGCGGTCGCAAGTCCCGAGCAGGCGGTTCCAAGCGTTCCAGTAAAGACAACGGAGATCGTGCCGGCCACTGCCTCGACGGTCGCCGCGGTACAGCAGGCCACCGATAAGACCGACGTGGTTTCGACGGCGGCGATTGCGGCGGAGGCCGAGATACCGGCGCTGGCGCCCAATGATCCCCGCTGGACAGGATCAGGACCGAAGACCAAGTCCGGCCGGATGGCAGGCCGGGCCGAACAAGCGGCAGACAAGCCGTCCATTGCGCCGGCGTTCGCCGATCCGGCAGCGAAAAACAAAGCCGCGGCATTGTTTGCCAAAGTCGCGGCTCCCGATAAAACGGCGACGGACGATGCGCAAACCGCCGCCATTCCCAGCCCGAAGCCGCAATTGCCGGCAGCGACGCAGGACGATGGCAGCCAGGCCAAAGTCGAGGCCAAGAAAGTGAGCGCTGCAGACACCGGCCGCATCCTCAGGGCCGTCACCATGCGCAGCGGCCCGAAGACGAGTGCTGCCGCCATAGTCACCGTTCCCGCCAAGACCTCGGTTGAGGTGATGAGCTGCAAGAAATGGTGCGAGATCGTCTACAACGGCAAACGCGGCTGGATCTACAAGCGCTTTATCAAG